A window from Drosophila nasuta strain 15112-1781.00 chromosome 3, ASM2355853v1, whole genome shotgun sequence encodes these proteins:
- the LOC132790272 gene encoding microfibril-associated glycoprotein 4-like, translated as MTAKMKFFIYILFLKCFTLSVATETEDNKVLNNLLESKLISIIDLQGILGALELNATYKNIKTLNIGSKANDNSNVLGLLQKPNFNVEEQMQRPDYKAKKPLQTEKALSTDETATAVKQLKAQVDNLQLSVFQLQNLVNSNANKPKSCLTDKGRESNQVIRVPGVDAFRVVCDTCAAGPGWIVIQRRFDGSLDFYRDWNAYRFGFGYYDGEFFLGLEYIHHLTISRPYELYIELIDFENQLYFARYDNFLIGSAEEKFALKSLGTYNGNAGDALSYNLYDKFSTYDSDNDNWLHGNCANYYESGWWFGSDTNSNLNGRYYKWGQRNARGIWWYTLRGYNSLKSVKMLIRPKYTLV; from the exons ATGACTGCAAAGATgaaatttttcatatatattctGTTTCTGAAATGCTTTACTCTAAGTGTGGCAACCGAAACTGAAGATAATAAAGTT ttgaaCAATTTACTTGAATCCAAGCTGATAAGTATAATCGATCTTCAAGGTATTCTAGGTGCACTCGAATTGAATGCAACCTATAAGAATATTAAAACACTAAACATTGGCAGCAAAGCAAATGATAACTCAAATGTGTTAGGCTTATTGCAAAAGCCAAATTTCAATGTAGAAGAGCAGATGCAACGTCCAGATTACAAAGCAAAGAAACCGTTGCAAACAGAAAAAGCTCTTTCGACTGATGaaacagcaactgcagttAAGCAATTAAAAGCACAAGTTGATAATCTGCAACTTTCAGTGTTCCAATTGCAGAATCTAGTGAATTCGAATGCGAATAAACCAAAAAGTTGCTTAACTGATAAAGGCAGAGAGAGTAATCAAGTGATAAGAGTTCCCGGCGTAGATGCATTTCGTGTAGTCTGCGATACTTGTGCTGCTGGACCAGGTTGGATTGTGATACAAAGGCGATTTGATGGCAGCCTGGACTTCTATAGAGATTGGAATGCATatcgctttggctttggctacTACGATGGCGAGTTTTTCTTAGGACTTGAATATATACATCATCTGACAATATCGCGACCATACGAATTGTATATAGAACTAATTGACTTTGAGAATCAGTTGTATTTCGCTCGATACGATAACTTTCTCATTGGCAGCGCAGAGGAGAAATTTGCGCTGAAATCGTTGGGCACCTATAATGGAAATGCTGGCGATGCTTTGAGTTATAATCTTTACGATAAATTCTCCACTTACGATAGTGATAATGATAATTGGCTCCATGGTAATTGCGCCAACTACTATGAAAGCGGATGGTGGTTCGGCTCGGATACAAATAG TAATCTTAATGGCCGATATTATAAATGGGGACAAAGAAATGCCAGAGGCATTTGGTGGTATACGCTCAGAGGATACAACTCTTTGAAATCTGTTAAAATGTTAATCAGACCAAAGTATACTTTAGTCTAA